In Malania oleifera isolate guangnan ecotype guangnan chromosome 8, ASM2987363v1, whole genome shotgun sequence, a single window of DNA contains:
- the LOC131161840 gene encoding 14-3-3 protein 7-like yields MERERYEHLFRARVAEQAERYRELIEAMKKLAELNVELTAEERNLMCGGYKNLIGARRASWQILSSMEHEEEAKRSEKNVKVIKDYRQRVEDELSMICNDILSVIDNHLLPSSKMAESIVFYYTLKGNYYRYLAEFKTGEDRKEAVDQSLKAYETATSTADSDLSPTHPFRLGLALNHSVFYHEILNSPKRACSMARQAFNYALSERDPLCEEFYEDSNQIMELLRDNIALWSQYLPDERCGQS; encoded by the exons atggagagagagagatacgAGCATCTTTTTCGGGCTAGGGTTGCAGAGCAGGCTGAGAGATACCGTG aGTTGATTGAAGCAATGAAGAAACTTGCTGAACTTAATGTGGAGCTGACGGCTGAGGAGAGAAATTTGATGTGTGGTGGATATAAAAACCTCATTGGAGCAAGAAGGGCGTCATGGCAAATACTGTCTTCCATGGAACATGAGGAGGAAGCCAAGAGGAGCGAAAAGAATGTGAAAGTGATAAAGGATTACAGGCAGAGGGTTGAGGATGAACTTTCCATGATATGCAATGACATTCTGTCTGTCATTGATAACCACCTCCTTCCATCCTCTAAAATGGCAGAATCCATTGTCTTTTACTATACGTT GAAAGGGAATTACTATCGATATCTAGCTGAGTTTAAAACTGGTGAGGATCGTAAGGAAGCTGTAGATCAATCCCTCAAGGCTTATGAG ACTGCTACGAGTACTGCCGACTCGGATCTGTCCCCTACCCATCCATTTAGACTTGGGCTGGCTCTGAATCACTCTGTTTTCTACCATGAGATTTTGAATTCTCCTAAGAG GGCATGCTCCATGGCTAGACAAGCATTTAATTATGCCCTTTCAGAACGCGATCCCCTTTGTGAAGAATTCTACGAAGACAGCAATCAAATTATGGAGCTTCTAAGAGATAACATCGCATTATGGTCCCAATATCTGCCAGATGAACGAT GTGGGCAATCTTAA